In Notolabrus celidotus isolate fNotCel1 chromosome 10, fNotCel1.pri, whole genome shotgun sequence, one DNA window encodes the following:
- the popdc2 gene encoding popeye domain-containing 2 has product MSTENFTLLDSLFFAPLCDGWTNNTEGAIYHLGNTMVILGYMGGSGAYGCLFIFGFLTPAFVCLSLWGWITMCGLDVFTWNLLLLLACLAQICHLIYRLHQEGIPREELSSLYQAVYLPLGVPVQVFKDIAGAFENRVVELKAGQTYAVEGKTPIDQLSFLLSGRINVSLEGQFLHYIHRHQFLDSPEWESLRPNEEGKFQVTLTAEEDSRYISWTRRRLYSLISRERYIARLFSVMLGHDIAEKLYNLNNKLYIKSGVLLDIRLPSLYHVLAPSSQGSEGGSGSDGGFSKDPQGEDPAPAYQTSDPAQSQLQGPRKTSQDDTKAPQRDRYQNQWSDPELPSGGDSGGNLPPRFQRGRAPLAPTDTPKL; this is encoded by the exons ATGAGCACAGAAAACTTCACTCTCCTGGACAGCTTGTTCTTCGCGCCTCTCTGCGATGGCTGGACCAACAACACCGAGGGAGCCATCTACCACTTGGGAAACACCATGGTCATCCTCGGCTACATGGGTGGCAGCGGGGCCTACGGCTGCCTCTTCATCTTCGGTTTCCTCACCCCGGCCTTTGTGTGCCTGTCCCTGTGGGGCTGGATCACCATGTGCGGTCTGGACGTCTTCACCTGGaacctgctcctgctgctggccTGCCTGGCTCAGATCTGCCACCTCATTTACCGGCTGCACCAGGAGGGCATACCCAGAGAGGAGCTGTCCTCCCTGTACCAGGCGGTCTACCTGCCGCTGGGCGTCCCTGTGCAGGTGTTTAAGGACATTGCAGGAGCCTTTGAGAACAGGGTGGTGGAGCTGAAGGCGGGGCAGACATATGCAGTGGAGGGGAAGACGCCCATCGACCAGCTCTCCTTTCTGCTGTCTGGGAG gatAAATGTGTCTCTAGAGGGTCAGTTCCTGCACTACATCCACCGCCACCAGTTCCTGGACTCTCCAGAGTGGGAGTCTCTCAGACCCAACGAGGAGGGAAAGTTTCAG GTGACcctgacagcagaagaagactcccGCTACATCTCCTGGACTCGCCGTCGCCTCTACTCGCTGATTTCAAGGGAGCGCTACATCGCCCGTCTCTTCTCCGTCATGCTGGGCCACGACATCGCCGAGAAGCTCTACAACCTCAACAACAAGCTCTACATCAAGAGCGGGGTGCTGCTGGACATCCGCCTGCCCAGCCTCTACCACGTGCTGGCCCCGTCCTCGCAGGGCAGCGAGGGTGGCAGCGGCAGCGACGGCGGCTTCAGCAAGGACCCGCAGGGTGAAGATCCGGCACCGGCCTACCAGACATCGGATCCAGCTCAGTCTCAGCTGCAGGGACCAAGAAAGACCTCCCAGGATGACACCAAGGCCCCCCAGCGTGACCGTTATCAGAACCAATGGTCAGACCCGGAGCTGCCCTCTG